A region from the Lysobacter sp. BMK333-48F3 genome encodes:
- the hflD gene encoding high frequency lysogenization protein HflD, producing the protein MADLSERVLALAGLAQALAQVRRIADTGQANAAVLSTALDSVFRIDASSPAAVFGGAANLRPGLMLLQDYFVNRPADEHLPRLALAVLQLERRFARDRAVADKVLRGIHAQAGEAYRLGSSHPEVIAALGALYAETLSHLRPRVLVQGNPHYLGQTGVVAEVRATLLAAVRSAVLWRQLGGSYWDFLLRRRAMLEAIEARLD; encoded by the coding sequence ATGGCCGATCTTTCCGAACGCGTCCTCGCCCTCGCCGGCCTCGCCCAGGCCCTGGCCCAGGTACGGCGCATCGCCGACACCGGCCAGGCCAACGCCGCGGTGCTGTCGACCGCGCTGGATTCGGTGTTCCGCATCGACGCGTCCTCGCCGGCGGCGGTGTTCGGCGGCGCGGCCAATCTGCGCCCCGGGCTGATGCTGCTGCAGGACTACTTCGTCAACCGCCCCGCCGACGAGCACCTGCCGCGGCTGGCGCTGGCGGTGCTGCAACTGGAACGCCGCTTCGCCCGCGACCGCGCCGTCGCCGACAAGGTGCTGCGCGGGATCCACGCCCAGGCCGGCGAAGCCTATCGCTTGGGCAGCAGCCACCCCGAGGTGATCGCCGCGCTCGGCGCCCTGTACGCCGAGACCCTGAGCCACCTGCGCCCGCGCGTGCTGGTGCAAGGCAACCCGCACTACCTCGGCCAGACCGGCGTGGTCGCCGAAGTGCGCGCCACCCTGCTCGCCGCAGTGCGTTCGGCGGTGCTGTGGCGCCAGCTCGGCGGCAGCTACTGGGACTTCCTGCTGCGCCGCCGCGCCATGCTCGAGGCGATCGAGGCGCGGCTGGATTGA
- the mnmA gene encoding tRNA 2-thiouridine(34) synthase MnmA: MGGSVRTIVGMSGGVDSSVAALRLRDAGEPVAGLFMQNWADDGSGDCRAEDDRRDAVAVSGRLGLPIHFRDFSGEYWAGVFEHFLAEYAAGRTPNPDVLCNREIKFKHFLDAARELGAEFIATGHYARVERDGDRYRLLRAVDRSKDQSYFLHQLGQAQLAATRFPLGDLLKRDVREMARAAGLPTAAKKDSTGICFIGERDFREFLSRYLPAREGEIRSPDGRTVGRHPGVFYFTLGQREGLNIGGVRGFEPAPWYVVGKDVAGNVLYVDQGSDSPWLRSQTLWSETAHWIDGAPPARRFACTAQTRYRQPDQACEVEVLDDGRLRVRFAEPQRAVTPGQSLVLYDGETCLGGAVIAATDAPACGPTSPHSNQDPTP, encoded by the coding sequence ATGGGCGGGTCGGTGCGCACCATCGTAGGCATGTCGGGCGGGGTCGATTCCTCGGTCGCGGCGCTGCGCCTGCGCGACGCCGGCGAGCCGGTGGCCGGGTTGTTCATGCAGAACTGGGCCGACGACGGCAGCGGCGACTGCCGCGCCGAAGACGACCGCCGCGATGCGGTCGCGGTGTCCGGCCGGCTCGGCCTGCCGATCCATTTCCGCGATTTCTCCGGCGAGTACTGGGCCGGAGTGTTCGAGCACTTCCTGGCCGAATATGCGGCCGGGCGCACGCCCAATCCGGACGTGTTGTGCAACCGCGAGATCAAGTTCAAGCATTTCCTCGACGCCGCGCGCGAGCTGGGGGCGGAGTTCATCGCCACCGGCCACTACGCCCGGGTCGAGCGCGACGGCGACCGCTACCGCCTGCTGCGGGCAGTCGACCGCAGCAAGGACCAGAGCTATTTCCTGCACCAGCTCGGCCAGGCCCAGCTGGCCGCGACCCGCTTCCCGCTCGGCGACCTGCTCAAGCGCGACGTGCGCGAGATGGCCCGCGCCGCCGGCCTGCCGACCGCGGCCAAGAAGGACTCGACCGGGATCTGCTTCATCGGCGAGCGCGACTTCCGCGAGTTCCTGTCGCGTTACCTGCCGGCGCGCGAGGGCGAGATCCGCAGCCCGGACGGGCGCACGGTCGGTCGCCATCCGGGGGTGTTCTATTTCACCCTCGGCCAGCGCGAGGGCCTGAACATCGGCGGCGTGCGCGGCTTCGAGCCGGCGCCGTGGTACGTGGTCGGCAAGGACGTCGCCGGCAACGTGCTCTATGTCGACCAGGGCAGCGACAGCCCCTGGCTGCGCTCGCAGACCCTGTGGTCGGAGACCGCGCACTGGATCGACGGCGCGCCGCCGGCGCGGCGTTTCGCCTGCACTGCGCAGACCCGCTACCGCCAGCCCGACCAGGCCTGCGAGGTCGAAGTGCTCGACGATGGCCGCCTGCGGGTGCGCTTCGCCGAACCGCAGCGCGCGGTGACCCCGGGCCAGTCGCTGGTGCTCTACGACGGCGAGACCTGCCTCGGCGGCGCGGTGATCGCCGCCACCGACGCCCCGGCCTGCGGCCCGACCTCCCCTCATTCGAACCAGGATCCGACCCCGTAA
- a CDS encoding NUDIX hydrolase, whose translation MSYRQGRFWQPDVTVATVVVDGGRLLMVEESVGGRLVLNQPAGHLEPDESLIEAALRETLEETGWDVRLTAFVGAYQWKAPLQADGSGGRHYLRFAFAAEPVRHHPDRALDEGIVQALWMSPAELQARADQHRSPLVWRVAADFLGGRRHSLDLLQHLAVPGVGDAAV comes from the coding sequence GTGAGCTACCGCCAAGGCCGCTTCTGGCAACCCGACGTCACCGTCGCCACGGTCGTGGTCGACGGCGGCCGCCTGCTGATGGTCGAGGAATCGGTCGGCGGCCGGCTGGTGCTGAACCAACCGGCGGGCCACCTGGAGCCCGACGAAAGCCTGATCGAGGCGGCGCTGCGCGAAACCCTGGAGGAAACCGGCTGGGACGTGCGCCTGACCGCCTTCGTCGGCGCCTACCAGTGGAAAGCACCGTTGCAGGCCGACGGCAGCGGCGGCCGCCATTACCTGCGCTTCGCCTTCGCCGCCGAACCGGTCCGCCACCACCCCGACCGCGCCCTCGACGAGGGCATCGTGCAGGCGCTGTGGATGAGTCCGGCCGAGCTGCAGGCGCGTGCGGACCAGCACCGCAGCCCCTTGGTCTGGCGGGTCGCGGCCGACTTCCTCGGCGGGCGCCGGCACTCGCTGGACCTGCTGCAGCACCTGGCCGTGCCCGGCGTGGGCGACGCAGCGGTCTGA
- a CDS encoding YbjN domain-containing protein, whose protein sequence is MPRTGRLFCALTLSLLPALALAAPAAEPAQTAQPAAQADARIREQLDQLGYKYQVDEDGDYVLTFGLDGDRSQMAYVLSRTERYGKLQVREVWSPAYRTSAKQFPADVANRLLEDSQLSKMGGWVKQDSVAVFVVKLDAAASREDLDDAIDYVVRAADEMEAELSPGQDEF, encoded by the coding sequence ATGCCCCGCACCGGCCGACTGTTCTGCGCCCTGACCCTGTCCCTGCTGCCGGCCCTGGCGTTGGCCGCGCCGGCGGCCGAACCGGCGCAGACCGCCCAGCCGGCGGCCCAGGCCGATGCGCGGATCCGCGAGCAGCTCGACCAGTTGGGCTACAAGTACCAGGTCGACGAGGACGGCGACTATGTGCTGACCTTCGGCCTGGACGGCGACCGCAGCCAGATGGCCTACGTGCTGTCGCGCACCGAGCGCTACGGCAAGCTGCAGGTGCGCGAGGTCTGGTCGCCGGCCTACCGCACCTCGGCCAAGCAGTTCCCGGCCGACGTCGCCAACCGCCTGCTCGAGGACAGCCAGCTCAGCAAGATGGGCGGCTGGGTCAAGCAGGACTCGGTGGCGGTGTTCGTGGTCAAGCTCGACGCGGCCGCCAGCCGCGAGGACCTCGACGACGCGATCGATTACGTGGTCCGCGCCGCCGACGAGATGGAAGCCGAACTCTCCCCCGGCCAGGACGAATTCTGA
- the clpS gene encoding ATP-dependent Clp protease adapter ClpS, with amino-acid sequence MAKQTEHEHSHGVLVEPGKPELARPPLYSVMLLNDDYTPMDFVVEVLMRFFPMNVEKATQIMLHVHTRGRGVCGVFTREVAESKVAQVNEFSRMHQHPLLCTMEKA; translated from the coding sequence ATGGCCAAACAGACCGAACACGAACATAGTCATGGCGTTCTGGTGGAGCCGGGAAAACCCGAGCTGGCCCGGCCGCCGCTGTACTCCGTCATGCTGCTCAACGACGACTACACCCCGATGGACTTCGTGGTCGAAGTCCTGATGCGGTTCTTCCCCATGAACGTCGAAAAAGCCACCCAGATCATGCTCCACGTCCATACCCGCGGGCGGGGCGTTTGCGGCGTCTTCACGCGCGAAGTGGCGGAGTCCAAGGTTGCACAAGTGAACGAATTTTCAAGGATGCATCAGCACCCCTTGCTGTGCACGATGGAAAAGGCCTAA